In Candidatus Zixiibacteriota bacterium, one DNA window encodes the following:
- a CDS encoding glycosyltransferase produces the protein MKLDTDIRIARVDDYEEFVGAETIDRIRQKARPLRDIHVANINATYYGGGVAGILSSFILLLNSVGIKTGWRVIQGSPDYFSVTKKMHNALQGDDINLTDKKKKVYETVIKQNAIRNHLDHDLVIIHDPQPLPMIDHYRKRGPWIWRCHIDMSDPHQECWNYLRKFVEKYDAVVMTLKEYQQKIDTPQTFIKPAIDPFSITNKEMSDQEVQERLDHYDIPCDLPLVVQISRFDRFKDPEGVIKAYKKARKEVDCTLVLLGNIATDDPEGEDVYESLLNQREERILIMSHQDTALVNALQRKARVVLQKSKREGFGLTVAEAMWKSTPVIGGNVGGIKYQIDNGENGFLVEDIDEAALRIVELVKDRKKAEKMGQKARRKVEKHYLLTRYLEQYLDLISAFHTNYTVDKSALS, from the coding sequence ATGAAGCTAGATACAGATATCAGAATAGCCAGAGTTGACGATTATGAAGAATTCGTGGGAGCGGAGACGATAGACCGCATCCGGCAGAAGGCCCGGCCTTTGCGGGATATTCACGTGGCTAATATCAACGCCACTTATTACGGTGGTGGTGTGGCAGGGATTCTGTCCTCATTTATACTGCTTCTAAATTCGGTTGGGATCAAAACAGGATGGCGGGTGATCCAGGGCTCGCCCGATTATTTCAGTGTTACCAAAAAAATGCACAACGCGCTTCAGGGCGATGATATCAACCTGACTGACAAGAAGAAGAAGGTCTATGAGACAGTCATCAAACAAAACGCTATCCGCAATCATCTCGACCATGACCTGGTAATTATTCACGATCCTCAGCCACTTCCGATGATCGATCACTATCGCAAGCGCGGTCCCTGGATCTGGCGTTGCCATATCGATATGAGTGATCCCCATCAGGAATGCTGGAATTACCTGCGTAAATTCGTTGAAAAATACGATGCAGTCGTTATGACCTTAAAAGAATATCAGCAAAAAATTGATACACCACAGACTTTCATAAAGCCGGCTATCGACCCGTTTTCGATAACCAATAAGGAAATGAGCGATCAGGAGGTGCAGGAGAGGCTGGATCATTACGATATCCCCTGCGATCTGCCGTTGGTAGTGCAGATCTCGCGTTTCGATCGCTTCAAGGATCCTGAAGGTGTTATCAAGGCTTATAAGAAAGCCAGAAAAGAGGTGGACTGTACCCTGGTGCTACTCGGTAATATCGCCACCGATGATCCGGAAGGTGAGGATGTTTACGAATCACTTCTAAATCAACGCGAGGAGCGGATACTTATCATGAGTCACCAGGATACAGCCCTTGTCAATGCCCTCCAGAGAAAGGCCAGGGTGGTTTTGCAGAAATCCAAACGTGAAGGTTTCGGGTTGACAGTAGCCGAAGCGATGTGGAAAAGTACCCCGGTGATAGGAGGCAATGTGGGCGGAATCAAATATCAAATCGATAATGGCGAAAATGGATTTTTGGTGGAAGATATTGATGAAGCCGCACTCCGTATTGTGGAACTGGTCAAAGACCGTAAAAAGGCTGAAAAGATGGGTCAAAAAGCGCGCAGGAAAGTGGAAAAGCATTACCTGTTGACCCGCTATCTCGAGCAATATCTGGATTTAATTTCAGCTTTCCATACTAATTATACAGTGGACAAGAGCGCGTTGTCCTGA
- a CDS encoding hexose kinase, translated as MSSVVLTLTMNPSIDVSFSCDQVRAEIKMRCSQPLYEAGGGGINVSRALKKLGGETIAVFAAGGSGGELLDKLLSAEEINRHPFKIGGENRENITVSENSSDQQFRFVMPGIKMSSDECQAAVDAVSADDLEVDYVVASGSLPPGVPDDFYADLAKRMKPAGHRMVIDTKGEPLRRVATEGVYIIKCNLREFKDLCGEDLADEKELLVAAHKLLKDTGSENLVITLGAGGCFIVTQDKSRHFHSPTVPIRSKVGAGDSMTAGIVFKLSTGSDLDDAVAYGVAAGAAAVMTPGTELCRKDDTERIYELILSQDGKQS; from the coding sequence ATGAGTTCTGTTGTGCTGACATTGACTATGAATCCCTCGATCGACGTTTCTTTCTCTTGTGACCAGGTACGGGCTGAAATCAAGATGCGGTGCAGTCAACCGTTGTACGAGGCCGGCGGTGGCGGGATCAATGTTTCCCGCGCGCTCAAAAAGCTGGGCGGGGAGACGATTGCGGTCTTCGCCGCGGGTGGTTCGGGGGGAGAACTACTCGACAAGCTTTTAAGCGCTGAGGAAATCAACCGGCATCCATTTAAAATAGGGGGCGAAAACCGTGAAAATATAACCGTGTCGGAAAACAGCTCCGATCAGCAGTTTCGTTTCGTTATGCCGGGGATCAAGATGAGCTCCGATGAATGTCAGGCGGCTGTCGACGCGGTCTCGGCTGATGATCTTGAAGTTGATTATGTTGTAGCCAGTGGAAGCCTTCCCCCAGGTGTCCCGGATGATTTCTATGCCGACCTGGCAAAGAGAATGAAACCGGCCGGTCACAGAATGGTGATCGACACCAAGGGCGAACCGCTCAGACGTGTTGCCACAGAAGGTGTATATATAATCAAATGTAACCTGCGGGAATTTAAAGACCTGTGTGGAGAAGACCTTGCTGATGAAAAAGAGCTACTCGTTGCGGCTCATAAGCTTTTAAAAGATACAGGAAGCGAAAACCTCGTGATTACTCTTGGTGCTGGCGGGTGTTTCATTGTTACTCAGGACAAGAGCAGGCATTTTCACAGTCCGACAGTACCGATCAGGAGCAAAGTCGGCGCCGGCGACAGTATGACCGCTGGAATCGTCTTTAAGCTTTCCACGGGTAGCGACCTGGATGACGCGGTAGCCTATGGAGTCGCGGCCGGAGCGGCGGCGGTTATGACTCCGGGGACGGAGCTATGCCGCAAAGATGATACCGAACGAATCTATGAGTTGATACTATCCCAGGACGGTAAACAATCATGA